The Glycine max cultivar Williams 82 chromosome 3, Glycine_max_v4.0, whole genome shotgun sequence sequence aCAGTGTTTTAACAATTGGGGTGTAACTGGAAAATAGATGAAAAGAATGTATAACAAGTGGTTGACTTTGCTCCCTCTTTTCGTTTCGTCGGCAACTGTAAGTTTTTGATCGCGATCGAATGAAGGATTTGGCTGAATAAAGCAGTTAACATAAGAACATCAAATGAAGCGTGGATttgctgttaaaaaaaatgaagcgtGGATTcgctgttaaaaaaaataaagcgtGGATGATTTTAACTTTTCCTAAATTATTGTATTTCATGCTTTTCAAAGCAAATTACATAAAAGAAAGGAAGGGATTCCGCTTTGCCCCCCGGCTCTTTTTTCTTGTAAAGTGCAtgacaataattaaaatttttctaCTTTTAATACTCTTggcaattatttatttaagatgGTACAATAAGGTAACGAGTTTAAATCATTGACAAgaaattaagtaaaaagaaattcGGATGATTATGTAGTTGTATGCATGATTGTATCATATCATTGGCATAGTCCAAGAGAGTAAGCACAAATTCAAGTAGAGGCTCGTTTTCATTATTAGTGAGTCATATTATTCTGCCTACATTGGACGGTCACATGCACATGATTCTGCAATAGTAAAAACAATTCGAATGCTCTTAAATTCAACttgaataaaacaaacaaacaaacaaaattttaggTAAACTTTTGCGAAGCTATATATATTAACCCATGAAGTTTTTGAACTATATAAACCTTAAAGGATGAACCCACTAATGGTCAGAaacaaactagaaaaacaagtgaataaacaaattttttatgtaaGTGTTAAACTCTTCTCTTGGTAGTAATAAAATTTGTTCATGTTGCTAATAAAAagtagagaaagaagaagaatttgtATTGCCAAACGCACCCAAAACCTGGGCGGGCAAGTTACATATATAGAGATACAAAATCAATTAACAAATGTGTTGTTTTTGTTTCGGGGGAACACAAGACAAAACTAAATaactaatgcatgcatattatatatatatatggtgtaTGTATCTCACGAGTAAGCTAGAAACCCATCTAAGGCTAAATCAAACTACacatgtataaaattaattaaggataTATATCACTTTGCATGCGGATGATCTTTAGAATCGATGATACTAGGAGGAGCCTCATCTAACGACGACTCTGATGTaacattcttttcttcttcttgtattTGTGGCacagaaaaaaatgatttagtcTGTGAGCCTCCTCGACTTAAAGGCGAGCGTGGGGACTTTGGCGATAACCGAGGAACCACCGCAGTGCCAGTGGCATCTAAGGGATAAAGTTCTGTGACTTCTTCCATGCCTTCATCAAGATACACCACATCTTGCATGGTCAACTGATGGTACTCCACAATTTCCCGTAGAAAACGATTCTCCCGAGCATATACCTCGTTCTCACTAGCTAATCGACCCTTCTCAGCAAGAAGTGTCTCTAGTTGAAGCCGGATCTGATCCATCACAATCACTAGCTAATTAATTAAGGAATAATGAACAAGTAGGTATAGCatgcagaaaacaaaaaacttaaaataattacCAAATCATCGTCTGCACGGGTAACGTTTTGTCCCTTGTCGGTGCCCTGGCGGTCCCGGagcattttgttttcttcttctagtTGAGCACAACGTGCTTTTGAAAAAGCCAAATCTGCTTTAACGGTCTTTAGCTCCCGCAGGAGTAATTTTGCTTTGGCAGCTGTTGCCATTGCCACCTGTATGTCAATGTCATTAATTAAGGAAACCGATCGAAACAATTGAAGAATGCATGCATATATATCATCACAAAATTGTTAGTGCCACCTTACGTCGCGAGATGCCTTGAGTTGTGTTTGATGGATAGTTTGAGAGGCTCCTCCTCCTGTTTGTGCAGCTGGTTGCGGCTGCCATGGATTCCACGTACCTGCTGCTGCAGTTTGATTTGACTGATCTGGCCTTGTTGTCTTATTATTCTCCTGAGGAGGAGGAGCAAAGGTATTAAAAGAGTGCGATTTGAGTTTGTCTATGTCGACAACTGGTGGCATGATATTGATGACGTCGTTGTGTTGTGGGGATGACGACTTATCGTCCTCCAGAATTTCTTTGGCTTTCTGAGCAAGGACGCCCCACACACCAGACTTGGAAACATCGCCGTAAGCCTCAAAGCTCTGCATGATGCCAtgcatatatatgaaaatattattacatcatatatatatatatatatatatatatatatatatatatatgaattaccTTGGATCTCTGAtgttgatcatgttgttcaGATTTGGCGAAAGTAAAAGAAAGAGAGGGATCACGACGAGCAGCAGAGGCTTTGATGGCCTGAGCAGCAAGGGAGGATGAGGAATTAGAGGAAGATGGAGTGAAGGAAAAGGAAGAGGACAAAGATGGAAGAGGAGTTGGATCATTGGCATCATCATAATCTGGATGAACCTCTTCCTTGAAGGTGGAAGCTCTGGATATTCCGTGTCTTCTCCTGTATGCCATTGCTGCCGTGACCACCACCACAGCCACTGCCGCGCATGCAACACGATGATCACAATCACAAAATAACGTACAAACCCTGTCCCTTCCAACTTACTTTCAACTCTTAACCAACCCTTTCCCATTTTAAATCTAACTCACAAGTGGCTGGTGCCTCCATGCCTCCTTGAACGTAGGATTCGTACCACCAATTCCCACCCCTCCCTTTCCCATCATTCATTTTAAATCTcaacattcttttttatttactttccttTTCCTTATCATCATATATGAGCTGAGTTTAATGcatccaatatttttatttaactcgTGTACATTCATTTTAAACAACTAGAAATTATTATAGGCTCCGTGCATTATTTCTAAGCTTAATATACGCCCATTAACTTAATGTGAATATATATTGGGTAGCTCCATCCATTAACCCACGTTTTCGGATGGAAGACCAAGTAAAAAATGGCCATTTAAAATTCACAGgttttcatataattaatataaagctcaatttcaaaattaaaacaaattctaaaaataaataaactaattaataacagtgaaaataaaaagtcaaCCAGGCATACAAGCCTACATATGCTACTTGCTTGTTTGAAAAGTCTATAAGCACTTGAAGGTAAAGAAAACCAAATAATATGGGACATGAACCATTTGAAATACTCTACAAAACACAACACAAATGGCAGTGtactattaaaatattaataatcatCTTGACACTTGATTCTAATAGGATCGATCTTGTACTTTCTAATGGTACATGATTTTGTTTGTGAATTAATTCTTCTAAAAGTTGCGAgaaatttgtattaatttaaaCGTATTCAGCTTTCACGTTTGTGAGCTATTACTGATTATTATTCAATGACTAGTGTTAGGCTGATTGTGACTGCAAATGGTAGTGTGCAAATTAGTTGGAGGATTACGGATCAAAACTCCCTGATAACTCACTGGAGCAGAAAAGGGTCTCATCTTGTCACTAGAATCCTGTTGCAGTTGTAAGAACCTATGTTGCTCGATCTGAGGAATTTATCTGATTAAGTCGTGTCTTCAAATAAGGaagattgaaaacaaaattagaaGCCGGCGGCACAGTTTGGTCTGATTTCATGGCCTGATCAGATGAGCAACTAATCTCAGTTGTTACTTCACGATCACCCATTACACACTTTGAACCAAACATGAAATTGTTTCCTGAAACATCAGTACTTTCTATGGCCCCAGCTGGTTGAGATTGAAGCACACAACTGTTTTCTAACCTTGAGTCTAACACAATACTAGCTTAAGAATTCTCTAGGACTGAAACTGATAGATTTTCTTGATTAACCAACTTTGATCTGTCCAATAACATCCTCCCAGACTTCTTACCAGTTTCTTTGGACCCTTGATCTGAGTAAGTAAAATCTTCAGCACAAGCTTGCGAATAGGATGAATCAAAACATAAACTCTTGTTTGGGAACTCTTTATGACACCCTAAGGACCAGAATTCAATGTCCCTTCAACCTTTTCCCTTCCATTAGAAGTATCTGGTCTGCATGGAGCAGAAGTAGATACTGTACGAATTTCACATCCAAGTAATTTCCTTTTAGCTATATTTTGTGCAGTGGGTCCTAAATCTTTGGCAAACAACATCAAGCTGTCTTTGTAGCCAATATCATGCTCACTTACCTATATCATAtatacataagaaaaataacaacaatGTATGATCACTCACATGCTCAAGCAGTATCAATTTTCCATATACTGTTGAAAATATTGACTTATCCTCCTCAAGGGACAAAGATCTATAGGTACAACGCCTATCAATCTCAGAAAATCTGCATCTGCTGCTCTCTTTAATGTACAATACAACTAGTAGAATGTCAAAAAAAGTAATTAGCTGGTAGAATATCAAACTGAGTAGACGAACGTTGCAGAGTAACTTACCTGCAGTAATCTCAACATCTCTAGCATCAACATGCTTAGCAATGACAGAACACCCATGATTTGCGTTTGGCCTTGGGgaatatcatataaaaaaaatgtcaaacctGGTAATAGTATCAGTATTGAGATATGTGAATTAATTGATCATGATCTTGTAGGCGTTATCCACTAGGCTTAGGGTAGTTtttttgtttagaaaaaaaaaaacagaaaccgGATGATTTGTTAGGTTATgagataagaaagaaaaataattctttttattatttaattgcaTAAACAGTAAAAGAGTGATTAggtgaaagaaatgaaaatggaaaagatatTTTTCGAGATttcagtattatttttttttcttttttaaatatacttttatacACAACTTTTATAGGgaagaaaaaatgagaagaaaacatGGTCCAAGGAAGCGGATGTTGAAACAACAAAACAGAGAAGATCCAAGGAGTCTCCTTTCCCATACAAGATAACTTATGGAGATGGAAGTAGGATGGAGTCAACAGAGAAGCTCTGAATAtgatatattttcatctttccttTTCATTTGTGATTATCATTGCACAAAAtgtaatgtgtttttttttccaccCAAATGGACATTTTTCCATTTATTCATCCTTCTGGCCTtacttctccttttttttttttttaagttcccCATTCATGGCTGTGGCCAAATTTTGACAGTGGCGGGGGCAGTTGTAAAGGAAGGAATATCATAGTTGAATTTGTTCACAAAATGATGACACTGCACAAGGAAATTTCATGACTTCAGAGAATTCTTGCATACGTAGAGATTTTACCCTTTAATCATTCACGGATTCACCATAACCGACTCATTCAATGAGTGAATTTTCCTCATTCGTCACATTCATATATGcagcatttatatattttttactttataataattttgatctaatttttattttctataataattttgttgttgctaatgaaaaaatatttattttctctggTTCTTACTACAGGTGTAAACATTTGATTTGGTGAGTCCAACcccaaatttaaagaaaaagattggTTTTTCTGCAAATGTTTTGAAAGCTTTATATTCGAGAAAAGATTTTGGATTTTGTGTTGACAATAAAGACATGAAAAATAAACTCAATAAGGGTTGAGTTGACATAGATATATGCATCCAGTTTGAAATTCcttagttttcctttttttttttttatttccacacACTTGcaacttttattcttttcttcctctatcttATTCTTGTGgggatctttttttttttttttttcattttacaattttaatatatatatatatatatatatatatatgacatcattttattgttaattcATGATAATTCAAAGAGACCATGTTACTTGATCTAAAAAAATGGGTAGTTACAACATACAAAGCTTACTTGGCccaattaaatatgaaaataataaatgagtagttttaaaatcaaaattaactaCAGCTCCTTATCTATTGCTCTCCTTTTAACTTATCAGTACTAATGAATAAGATTGTACGTTgttggattttcttttttcagtttatctaagttgaaatttttaaaatgaaaaaatttagataacaaaaaatatttaaaattctaaagaaattaaaatatgtatgttttcctttttaaaattattaaaaatatgttattaaacatataattattcAATCTCTCTATATTTTccccatttttaatataattatttttgttattcttcTTTATTAAAAGAGACTGTATTTCATGAGATTAGAGCAAACTTATACATTAAATGAGAACTTATTTTCGTtgagatttttaattaaatataaaaagcatatcttaaaaaaactataagataaaattaaaaggaaatataTTTGAGTTGAAGATAGGTGAAACTAATATGATAAATAGTATTAACTTATTTCTGTTCTGTTGAGattctcaaatttaaaaataaaaaatattaaaaatttattgataagtataatcatttgagaaatttttttcaagataaaaatctaaaattattcaagtttactatttttattttattgatattttttttatagttaactaaaaataattatcaactaCACACGTAcgaacaataaataaatatgataacagaatataaatacatgtatttttattttgaattttatgtatgtaatatttgtaaatttttaattttttatataatttaatttatttatattactgtaatacacattaattaatttacagtactataagataaaaaaaataataatttgaaggcAAAAAGCACGATAGTGCAGTAAAAATACGAAGACAGACGCTGTTTCCGCTTGTTAAAATAAAACTGGTGAAATGAAAGTGAATAGTATAAAACCCTACTTATATGGGTTTGGGGGATGAAACTCGAAGCCGTTCCTCTTAGATACAGGTATAGCTCCTAAGACGAAAGATGGGACGCGAAgcgacgaagaagaagaagatgaataagAATGCAAAATCTGGGGGTTTTGAATCACTTGGTCTGAATCCCAATGTGTTCAAAGGAATCAAGCGCAAAGGGTACAAAGTGCCCACTCCGATTCAGCGGAAGACCATGCCCCTCATCCTTTCTGGCTCCGACGTCGTTGCCATGGCTCGCACTGGCTCTGGCAAAACGGCGGCGTTTCTTGTCCCCATGCTTCACCGCCTCAACCAGCATATCCCTCAGTCTGGTGTCAGAGCCCTCATTCTATCCCCTACCAGGGACTTGGCCCTTCAGACTCTCAAGTTCACCAAAGAGCTTGGCCACTTCACAGGTCCACCTtcaattcaactttttttttttttcattttctgtttctttgatttcatttcattttattctgttttttttctttttctttcgatCAGACCTTcgtgttagtttgttagttggTGGAGATAGTATGGAGATTCAGTTTGAGGAATTAGCTCAGAGTCCTGACATCATAATTGCCACTCCTGGTAGGCTCATGCACCATTTGTCTGAGGTTGATGACATGTCATTGCGCAGCGTCGAGTATGTTGTTTTCGACGAGGCTGATTGTTTATTTGGCATGGGTTTCGCCGAGCAGTTGCATCAGATTCTTGCTCAGCTCGGGGAGAACCGTCAGACCTTGCTTTTCAGTGCCACACTGCCCAGTGCCCTTGCTGAATTTGCCAAGGCTGGTTTGAGAGACCCTCAGCTTGTCCGCCTTGACTTAGAAACTAGAATTAGCCCTGACTTGAAGCTTGCCTTCTTCACTTTGAGGCAGGAGGAGAAGTACTCCGCCTTGCTCTATTTGGTTCGGGAGCACATTGGTTCTGATCAGCAGACATTGATTTTTGTGTCCACCAAGCATCATGTGGAGTTTCTCAATGTTTTGTTTCGCGAAGAGGGTATTGAGCCATCTGTGTGTTATGGCGACATGGACCAAGATGCTCGCAAAATCCATGTATCGAGGTTTAGGGCTAGAAAGACAATGTTGTTGATTGTGACAGATGTTGCGGCCCGGGGCATTGACATTCCATTACTTGATAATGTTATCAATTGGGACTTTCCCCCCAAGCCTAAAATATTTGTCCATCGAGTTGGAAGGGCTGCAAGGGCTGGTCGAACTGGGACTGCATATTCTTTTGTGACTCCTGAGGATATGGCTTACCTTTTGGATCTTCATTTGTTTCTTTCGAAACCAATCAAACCTGCTCCCACCGAAGAAGAGTTCTTGCAGGATATGGATGGAGTAATGTCTAGATGTGAACAGGCAATGGCAAATAGAGAAACCATTTATGGTCGTTTCCCACAAAAAGTCATCGACCTTGTTTCAGACAGAGTTAGGGAAATTATTGATACTTCTGCGGAACTGGAATTATTGCAGAGAACCTGTAAAAATGCATTTCGTTtatattcaaaaacaaaaccCTTACCCGCAAAGGAGTCCATTAGAAGAGTAAAGGATTTGCCTCATGAAGGGCTGCATCCAATGTTCATGAATGTGTTGGAAACAGGGGAGTTAACGGCACTTGCATTTTCTGAGCATTTGAAAAAGTTTAGGTGAGTGCAAGATTATGCTAATTATGCTGATATCCTTTTTACTTACATTCTTTCAGTATATTTTATAGTTGCACTACTTTAATAATTCAATATCAGGCCAAAGCAGACTATTTTGGAAGCTGAAGGGGAAGCAGCTAAATCAAAGCATCAACAGGTGGATTTCTACTTTAATACACTATACATATTATGTCCATTTTAGAATCCCATATTTTAGTCTAATTCAATATGTTACAGGTGGATTTCTACTTCTAAATACATTATCCATATGATGTGCATGTATGTATTGTTGTCTTTCTACTTTACCTAAATGATTCTCAATAATTGCAGGGCCCTTCTGGCCAATGGGTCGATGtgatgaaaaggaaaagagCCATTCATgagaatattataaatttggttCGTGAACAGCAGCAGTCTAAGAGTAATAAGGAAAAGGTATGTGGCTATTGTTGTAATTTGGATTTGGACAATTCAAACTCCTTTTTTAGAAAACATGCCTTGTTCTGCTGACTGATTGGAATCAATCtagttgttagttttattttggattttgttttctATATATTCATTTCTTGGGGATATATATGTTCATACTTTGTTCCTTGCAGGAGGAAATTCAATCAGAAATCAGTCCTTCcatggagaaaggaagaaaaggTGTTGTTTCATTTATTGTCATTGAACTTTCCTTAAGTTTGATCGTTGTATTTTTCAGTTTGTAAAGTGAATGGTTTTCATCATAAAGTATTTTATACCCTTGATTTAAGTAAGTGTCTTATGCTTGGTTTTATGTTATTTGTTAATCATGGTCAGTCTAGTTTCTATTTCAACCAAAGATGTAGATATGTGGTTAGGGTGATTTCTATACTTCAAGAACATGTCATAGGCTTTAGCAAAAGAGAAATATcaaaagaaaggggaaaaagaTCACTAttgaatataataattgaaGATTACTATTGAATATAATTGATTAATGACAAAAAAAGGAACTaccaaaatattaataacaaggCTGGCAGAGTAGTCTGATGGTTGTATTAATTGCTTGCTTTCACTGTATTGAGTTGACCTTATACCCTCTAAGGATAGTCACTGACAATTACTACCTATAActgtaaattcatttttataactaTGACAGATAATAGTTTAATATACTCGATTCTAGAAGATGGAAGCTCTGTCTAACTTGGCCTTGACTTGATATGTTTTATCAAGCAAGTGCCTTTCTAGTGTCACAGTTGAAAGAACATAGTGCCTCAACCTTATTACTTCTTTCTTAGCAGTTAAGATTGGGTCATTGTAAGAATTGTCGGTTAAAATTGATAGAAAATTTCTTACTTGGGTATgctttattaggatttttttgagtgaaagaCTAGAAggggaagataaaatgtaatGATTAATTTCTTATTCTGTTACTTGAGTTTTAGCAGCACGTGGTTCTAAGAGGAAGCCCCAAAGTTTCAAGGATGAGGATCACTATATAAGTTCAATACCAAAAAATCAAGTAAGTCACTACCtgtattactattatttatatttatctgaATTACATAGTTCATCATACAGATATATACTATATTCTGTGATGGTTATACTTTTGAAACTAAAAAGTTGGCTACTTATATAACTTGTCCCTTGCTATCATTCTCAGCATATGGAGGCTGGCCTTACAGTAAAAGCTAATGAAGACTTTGCTTCTAAtaggtatttttttcttttattaattgtttAGGTATTTGCTATTTTTTGTTGGTGGGTGGGGGGTTAGTGTGAACCAAAACATCCTGCTGGCCCATATTATAAATCATTAGTTCAGAACCAAAAAGCTGGAACTATAAAACTTTTGGCTGATTGTGTTTGCGCTTTGGTGTTTAATTTGTTTGCTATTATATTATAGTGACTTTGAACATACCATACCATACTTTCTAATGGTTTTAGCTTTTGCTTGTTCGGCTTTGGTCTTAATGATgttcaatatttttagattggAAGCAGCTGTCCTTGATCTAGTGGCAGATGATGGTACTGGCATTAAGAAACAAAGATCTATGTATCACTGGGATAAGGTAATGCTAAAGTTGTAGTTGAACTataaaagaagacaaaaaagctaattttgaaattatatatatattgaaaaattgtCATTTATCTCATAAAACTTTTGGTGTCAGAGGGGTAAAAAGTACATCAAGTTAAACAATGGTGACCGTGTTGCTGCAAATGGAAAGGTACAATATTTATAAGGCCCCATCGTTTATGTTGGTACTTACAAGGCAAGatgagattattttattcaCCTACCTGTAAGAATTAGgacataacatattaacatctaTATTTTCTATTCGAGTATAGATAAAGACAGAGAGTGGTGCAAAAACAAAGGCAAACAAGACTGGTATATATAAGAAGTGGAAAGAACGCTCACATGGTAGGATATCACTTAAAGGGACAAATAATGATGGTGATTCTCAGGAATCAACAAGTTTGGCAGGTACTTAGTTTGCTTCcccctttgatttttatgtttgatgaaCACTGTTATATTGTTTCCTCATTAAGATTTATCTCGGCATTTGCATGTAAAATGCCCATATATGTGTTTTGCCTTCTTTAGAAATtggttgtagtttttttttttgtttaaataaactAATCCCTTTCATCAAAATCCtgaatctcatttttttaaaaattctcacATATTCTGTCATGTTTCTCAAATTTCTAGTACATAGTTGTGCGCGTTGTAACTGCTGGTTGGTAATGTCAAAGAATGATGTATGGTTGTAGGATATTTTTGCTAGTATAAAAGCTAAACGCAGAAACTTTATGCATTCATGTTATACAGGATCTTACCAAAGAGGTCGTAGGAATTTTAAAGGCAGCAAGAAGCAGCATTCAATGCCCAATGCTCATGTGCGTTCAGAGATCAAAGATATGGATCAAATTCGAAAGGAGAGGCAGACAAAAGCCAACAGGGTTTCTTATATAAAGAGCAAGTCGACAAAGGGTAAAAAGTTTGgtaaaaatggtaaaaaaagaaaaggcaaatAGAGTTTGTTTGAAGCTCTGGAAATTAATTAGTTCAGGAGAAAAAGGTTTGCCATCAAAATTCTTGCGGGAAGTGTTGTgccataaatttttatattttggagtGAGTAGGGGGGAAGTGAGAAACCCAACTGAGAAAAAAgtgactttttgtttttgtttttttcttggttCGCCAACAAATTTTGTTTGTTCAAGGTAATGATTCTTGCACTTGTTGTACATGGATCACACACCTGTGCACTTCCTTTTATCCTTGAAGTTCCCTTTTTGTGCTTTTGGTGCTCTATGGGTGTATTTCTGTTGCAGTTTAATTTGGATAACTATCAACTTTGGCGGTATCGAGCTATTTCAAT is a genomic window containing:
- the LOC100804676 gene encoding uncharacterized protein, producing MAYRRRHGISRASTFKEEVHPDYDDANDPTPLPSLSSSFSFTPSSSNSSSSLAAQAIKASAARRDPSLSFTFAKSEQHDQHQRSKSFEAYGDVSKSGVWGVLAQKAKEILEDDKSSSPQHNDVINIMPPVVDIDKLKSHSFNTFAPPPQENNKTTRPDQSNQTAAAGTWNPWQPQPAAQTGGGASQTIHQTQLKASRDVAMATAAKAKLLLRELKTVKADLAFSKARCAQLEEENKMLRDRQGTDKGQNVTRADDDLIRLQLETLLAEKGRLASENEVYARENRFLREIVEYHQLTMQDVVYLDEGMEEVTELYPLDATGTAVVPRLSPKSPRSPLSRGGSQTKSFFSVPQIQEEEKNVTSESSLDEAPPSIIDSKDHPHAK
- the LOC100806274 gene encoding putative DEAD-box ATP-dependent RNA helicase 29 isoform X1, with the translated sequence MGREATKKKKMNKNAKSGGFESLGLNPNVFKGIKRKGYKVPTPIQRKTMPLILSGSDVVAMARTGSGKTAAFLVPMLHRLNQHIPQSGVRALILSPTRDLALQTLKFTKELGHFTDLRVSLLVGGDSMEIQFEELAQSPDIIIATPGRLMHHLSEVDDMSLRSVEYVVFDEADCLFGMGFAEQLHQILAQLGENRQTLLFSATLPSALAEFAKAGLRDPQLVRLDLETRISPDLKLAFFTLRQEEKYSALLYLVREHIGSDQQTLIFVSTKHHVEFLNVLFREEGIEPSVCYGDMDQDARKIHVSRFRARKTMLLIVTDVAARGIDIPLLDNVINWDFPPKPKIFVHRVGRAARAGRTGTAYSFVTPEDMAYLLDLHLFLSKPIKPAPTEEEFLQDMDGVMSRCEQAMANRETIYGRFPQKVIDLVSDRVREIIDTSAELELLQRTCKNAFRLYSKTKPLPAKESIRRVKDLPHEGLHPMFMNVLETGELTALAFSEHLKKFRPKQTILEAEGEAAKSKHQQGPSGQWVDVMKRKRAIHENIINLVREQQQSKSNKEKEEIQSEISPSMEKGRKAARGSKRKPQSFKDEDHYISSIPKNQHMEAGLTVKANEDFASNRLEAAVLDLVADDGTGIKKQRSMYHWDKRGKKYIKLNNGDRVAANGKIKTESGAKTKANKTGIYKKWKERSHGRISLKGTNNDGDSQESTSLAGSYQRGRRNFKGSKKQHSMPNAHVRSEIKDMDQIRKERQTKANRVSYIKSKSTKGKKFGKNGKKRKGK
- the LOC100806274 gene encoding putative DEAD-box ATP-dependent RNA helicase 29 isoform X2; this translates as MGREATKKKKMNKNAKSGGFESLGLNPNVFKGIKRKGYKVPTPIQRKTMPLILSGSDVVAMARTGSGKTAAFLVPMLHRLNQHIPQSGVRALILSPTRDLALQTLKFTKELGHFTDLRVSLLVGGDSMEIQFEELAQSPDIIIATPGRLMHHLSEVDDMSLRSVEYVVFDEADCLFGMGFAEQLHQILAQLGENRQTLLFSATLPSALAEFAKAGLRDPQLVRLDLETRISPDLKLAFFTLRQEEKYSALLYLVREHIGSDQQTLIFVSTKHHVEFLNVLFREEGIEPSVCYGDMDQDARKIHVSRFRARKTMLLIVTDVAARGIDIPLLDNVINWDFPPKPKIFVHRVGRAARAGRTGTAYSFVTPEDMAYLLDLHLFLSKPIKPAPTEEEFLQDMDGVMSRCEQAMANRETIYGRFPQKVIDLVSDRVREIIDTSAELELLQRTCKNAFRLYSKTKPLPAKESIRRVKDLPHEGLHPMFMNVLETGELTALAFSEHLKKFRPKQTILEAEGEAAKSKHQQGPSGQWVDVMKRKRAIHENIINLVREQQQSKSNKEKEEIQSEISPSMEKGRKARGSKRKPQSFKDEDHYISSIPKNQHMEAGLTVKANEDFASNRLEAAVLDLVADDGTGIKKQRSMYHWDKRGKKYIKLNNGDRVAANGKIKTESGAKTKANKTGIYKKWKERSHGRISLKGTNNDGDSQESTSLAGSYQRGRRNFKGSKKQHSMPNAHVRSEIKDMDQIRKERQTKANRVSYIKSKSTKGKKFGKNGKKRKGK